The following proteins come from a genomic window of Terribacillus aidingensis:
- a CDS encoding YitT family protein — protein sequence MFYFEVKRIVVVIFGALLNAVALNFFLIPASVYGSGFTGAAQLLFDFFAQVLGITSIGTGIWLFILNVPVAILGWMKVGKGFTIYSLFSVACMTVMLELLPIHALSDDIILNAVFGGVIAGVGVGLTLKWGASTGGMDIVVMILSRLKDRPVGTYFLLLNGVIILLAGVLNEPANALYTLVTLYVSTRVIDAIHTRYEKVTAMIVTTKADELSKAIYNKMVRGITIIPVRGGYTKQDKNMLMLVITRYELYDLEHIIKEVDPSAFMNVVETAGIYGFFRKDK from the coding sequence TTGTTCTACTTTGAAGTGAAACGTATCGTGGTCGTCATTTTCGGAGCTTTGCTCAATGCAGTGGCACTGAATTTCTTCCTGATACCTGCAAGTGTATATGGCAGCGGCTTTACCGGTGCTGCACAGCTTTTATTCGATTTCTTTGCACAAGTACTTGGTATCACCTCGATCGGTACTGGGATTTGGCTTTTCATTTTGAACGTTCCAGTAGCTATCCTTGGTTGGATGAAGGTGGGCAAAGGCTTTACGATTTATAGTCTCTTTTCAGTTGCTTGTATGACAGTCATGCTGGAGCTGCTTCCTATTCATGCTCTTTCAGATGATATCATCCTGAATGCCGTATTCGGCGGTGTCATTGCAGGTGTTGGGGTTGGTCTGACACTCAAATGGGGAGCTTCTACCGGAGGTATGGATATTGTCGTCATGATTTTATCCCGTCTGAAGGATCGCCCTGTTGGCACATACTTCCTGCTTTTGAATGGAGTCATCATCCTTCTTGCCGGTGTCTTGAATGAACCAGCCAATGCCTTGTACACGCTGGTCACGCTTTATGTATCGACTCGAGTAATCGATGCGATCCATACACGCTATGAGAAGGTGACAGCAATGATTGTCACTACCAAGGCGGACGAGCTTTCAAAAGCGATTTATAATAAAATGGTACGGGGTATTACGATCATTCCTGTTCGAGGCGGCTACACAAAGCAGGACAAAAATATGCTGATGCTCGTCATCACTCGTTATGAATTATATGATTTGGAGCACATTATTAAGGAAGTGGATCCATCAGCCTTCATGAATGTCGTAGAGACAGCGGGTATCTATGGATTCTTCCGTAAAGATAAATAA
- a CDS encoding NifU N-terminal domain-containing protein → MSIRVENTPNPNAKKFTTDKIIFEGNGSVSVMPGQTSEYDIMNQLMTVEGVDNVFGFQNFITINKLPNADWDELSAKVVAVMEEAGY, encoded by the coding sequence ATGAGTATTAGAGTGGAAAATACCCCAAATCCGAATGCAAAGAAATTTACTACTGATAAAATCATCTTTGAAGGCAACGGCAGCGTGTCTGTCATGCCTGGACAAACGAGCGAATACGACATCATGAATCAGCTGATGACAGTTGAAGGTGTCGATAATGTTTTCGGTTTCCAGAACTTCATTACAATCAACAAGCTGCCGAACGCAGATTGGGACGAGCTTTCTGCGAAAGTCGTCGCTGTCATGGAAGAAGCAGGCTATTAA
- a CDS encoding diguanylate cyclase: MKKYQEIFTSKINESFAMFKQQETIRKGDLYQLIHQIKGTGASIGLNTLSEVAEAQLLCIAEIDEERLSKDIWMPIIEAIEPELQQQAELPVRPREFIRQEPVLLISSNNDWLMRARERIEKEGLQVIVAADKERAIAHLYEAHPLMTLIDGSWREHIKKEDKSYVQQKMFSFVMFIGGNLKFEEKQRFFRNGITDIIDQHEVDELVIELIFNRLKLLETLEQRVVVDPLTQVYNRSFLAGFPAGREAELTCAVLDIDNFKQVNDTYGHASGDIVLRNFAAYFKGAVREEDYIIRYGGEEFLLLMPGITDELAASRLREILEGYKQQPHELAQTTIYTSFTAGIASRGKGEQFSLDHLIEQADQALYFGKRNGKQQVNIYEACHHNMDEKHYKSLYLSVVDDDTIIRSLLHDSLEGLQMDGYRVQLKAFADGSSLLDSDWIRQAGKHIVLLDGVMPDMDGLEVLTALRTYSNEKNLFVMMLTGRQDNQDVVKALELGADDYMTKPFHVEEVAARIKRLTLRT, encoded by the coding sequence TTGAAGAAATACCAAGAGATATTTACGTCAAAAATTAATGAAAGTTTTGCAATGTTCAAGCAGCAGGAAACGATACGAAAAGGGGATTTATATCAGTTAATCCATCAAATAAAAGGGACAGGAGCATCCATAGGTCTTAATACCTTGTCTGAAGTTGCAGAAGCCCAGCTGCTCTGTATAGCGGAAATAGATGAGGAACGTCTGTCAAAGGACATTTGGATGCCAATAATAGAAGCTATCGAGCCAGAATTGCAGCAGCAAGCTGAACTTCCTGTTAGACCGCGGGAATTTATCAGGCAAGAACCTGTGCTGCTTATATCCAGCAATAATGACTGGCTCATGCGAGCGAGAGAACGTATCGAGAAGGAAGGGCTCCAAGTAATTGTAGCCGCGGACAAAGAACGTGCGATTGCGCATCTTTACGAGGCGCATCCGCTTATGACACTGATTGATGGCAGCTGGCGTGAGCATATAAAGAAGGAAGATAAATCCTATGTTCAACAGAAGATGTTTTCCTTTGTCATGTTCATTGGAGGTAATTTGAAATTCGAGGAAAAACAGCGATTCTTCCGAAATGGTATAACCGATATTATTGATCAGCATGAAGTGGACGAGTTGGTAATTGAACTCATCTTTAACCGTTTGAAGCTTTTGGAAACGCTGGAACAGCGAGTCGTGGTCGACCCATTAACGCAAGTTTATAACCGCTCATTCTTAGCTGGCTTCCCAGCTGGCCGGGAGGCAGAGCTCACTTGTGCCGTGCTTGATATTGATAATTTTAAACAAGTAAACGATACATATGGTCACGCAAGCGGTGATATTGTACTGCGGAATTTTGCTGCTTATTTTAAAGGTGCTGTGAGAGAAGAGGATTACATCATCAGGTATGGAGGGGAAGAGTTCCTTCTGCTCATGCCGGGAATTACGGATGAACTTGCAGCAAGCCGCTTACGTGAAATTCTGGAAGGCTATAAACAGCAGCCGCATGAGCTGGCTCAAACAACGATCTATACATCCTTTACAGCAGGTATAGCATCGAGAGGAAAAGGTGAGCAATTTTCGCTGGATCATTTGATCGAACAAGCTGATCAAGCCCTGTATTTCGGGAAACGTAATGGAAAACAGCAAGTAAATATTTATGAAGCTTGTCATCATAATATGGATGAGAAGCATTATAAATCTCTTTATCTATCTGTAGTGGATGATGATACCATCATTCGTTCATTGCTTCATGATAGTCTGGAAGGTTTGCAGATGGATGGCTATCGTGTACAGCTAAAGGCTTTTGCAGACGGAAGCTCCTTGCTTGACTCCGATTGGATCAGACAAGCGGGCAAGCATATTGTTCTGCTTGATGGAGTCATGCCGGATATGGATGGGCTCGAAGTGCTGACAGCTTTGCGCACATATTCAAATGAAAAAAATCTTTTTGTCATGATGCTGACTGGCAGACAAGATAACCAGGATGTAGTAAAAGCGCTGGAGCTTGGAGCGGACGACTATATGACCAAGCCATTCCATGTTGAAGAAGTGGCAGCCAGAATCAAAAGGCTGACGCTCCGCACCTAA
- a CDS encoding response regulator produces MAKILVADDEEVLRMLITDTLEDEGHEIESTANGNEALKKMQSENYDLVILDNMMPGKTGIEVAQSLSADWKQKCPIIMLTAKTQQSDIEETKKAGIAYYMAKPFSPSQLILLVEDILDA; encoded by the coding sequence ATGGCAAAGATATTAGTGGCGGATGATGAAGAGGTATTGCGTATGTTAATCACGGATACTTTGGAAGATGAAGGTCATGAGATTGAGAGTACAGCTAATGGAAATGAAGCCCTAAAGAAAATGCAATCAGAAAACTATGACTTGGTGATTCTGGATAATATGATGCCCGGCAAGACAGGTATCGAGGTGGCCCAGTCGCTGTCTGCGGATTGGAAGCAGAAATGCCCGATCATTATGCTGACCGCAAAAACACAGCAGTCTGATATCGAGGAGACGAAAAAAGCTGGCATTGCCTATTATATGGCGAAACCATTTAGTCCGTCTCAATTGATTTTGTTAGTAGAGGATATTCTAGATGCCTAA
- a CDS encoding ATP-binding protein, with amino-acid sequence MPNYFRKTIRRQFLYILFFVLLATMLGIAAFFYMHYSTNKQYEKERDVLVEKRGVLQNIKSDLSDMVFHMRGYALYTNDQERQNAENSHASLEDNLAKLEAFDLSLEERDNLTRIKSFEDIYWDTYYPELQEAIESDNLQGFADDVVDERIDEINDILHVTENLRQHNEDAISELHNEFMQDNTWESYMLLLFVLLIFGILLFFNRQFTRNIGKPLYDLSTASYDVAHGKNVTIAPLERSDEIGILSDAFRDMTKRIQNREQNLSKQNAQLTEQQEQLESYVNDLRNLNWALNESSMVIVLDNKGIVKQVNENFSSISMYPEKELIGKDFLNIIALEANRTDIRTVFPELFQGQAWSGTLEHRKKDGTSYWVHATIVPYSNEDQVMEQLIVIEQDITRIVESERMLRDSLRETEETKQSIERMNRMNNTLSVTMEKQALLDTTIKELSALYQYDKGVIFMAETSEFAAIGITKQFKAPVAAHFQTVIQRLEENPEPFVLERQADKGEVGYRESGMSEDLHIPVHNSAGELVAVFICTRFQRSFRESEKKELNWILKRLSLFLDKIESYELTEYNRQLNQDIIDNVNEGIQFVSNTGDLLQYNANWQVYLQLAAVQSRRDACNDYASWMEFSKTYIENQEAYEAYVNQAIFKEEQPEGGLRLRVSGVQNKVLLLYHVSITRHDEKIGTLFVYRDITAEYEVDQMKSNLVSTVSHELRTPLASVLGYTELMITKDLKPERQARYLQTIHQEATRLTNLINDFLDLQRMEAGKQEYVKEKQPFTPIAEQVIENFQSMNTNHNLVLQQNSVYDHVSVDHDKMIQVLTNLVSNAIKFSPEGGDVVVSIQQQKHQLYVHISDEGIGIPDQELGRLFQKFNRLDNSSSRKIGGTGLGLAICKEIVEAHDGKIMVRSTEGEGSVFSIVLPLVEADVHVLPEVEQSRQIILLEDDRSLAILLEDELKDAGFAVNRFITGEALIKQLPQLKPAAFVIDLMLGEGVDGWDVIHEIKQHPELRHIPIFISSAIQEMEKAKHYEINHYLIKPYPPNKLSTVILQSILQPGNKGIIAFEKEQE; translated from the coding sequence ATGCCTAATTACTTTCGAAAAACGATCAGACGGCAGTTCCTTTATATTCTCTTCTTTGTTCTGCTGGCCACGATGCTAGGTATTGCTGCTTTCTTTTATATGCATTATTCGACTAATAAGCAATATGAAAAGGAGCGGGATGTCCTTGTTGAAAAGCGGGGAGTTCTGCAGAATATTAAATCTGACTTAAGTGATATGGTATTCCATATGCGAGGTTACGCTCTTTATACAAATGACCAGGAAAGGCAAAATGCAGAAAACTCTCATGCGTCATTGGAGGATAACCTGGCCAAGCTCGAAGCGTTCGATCTTTCTTTGGAAGAAAGAGATAACCTGACACGGATCAAGAGTTTTGAGGATATTTATTGGGATACGTATTATCCAGAGCTGCAGGAAGCTATCGAGTCGGATAATCTGCAAGGATTTGCGGATGATGTAGTCGATGAACGGATAGATGAAATCAATGATATTCTGCATGTGACGGAAAACCTAAGACAGCATAACGAGGATGCTATATCCGAGCTGCATAATGAATTTATGCAGGATAACACGTGGGAATCTTATATGCTGCTGCTCTTTGTCCTGCTTATCTTCGGAATTTTATTATTCTTTAACCGACAGTTCACGCGGAACATTGGGAAGCCTTTGTATGATTTATCAACTGCTTCCTATGATGTTGCACATGGGAAAAATGTGACCATTGCGCCTCTTGAACGAAGTGATGAAATCGGTATTCTATCGGATGCTTTCCGTGATATGACTAAACGTATTCAAAATCGGGAGCAAAATCTTTCTAAACAGAACGCTCAGCTGACGGAACAGCAAGAACAGCTGGAGAGCTATGTCAATGATCTGCGTAACTTGAATTGGGCATTGAATGAATCCTCGATGGTGATAGTTCTGGATAACAAAGGGATTGTCAAACAAGTAAATGAAAATTTCAGTTCCATTTCCATGTATCCGGAGAAAGAGCTTATCGGAAAGGATTTTCTCAATATTATCGCGCTAGAGGCGAATAGGACAGATATCAGAACAGTTTTTCCTGAGCTGTTTCAAGGGCAGGCTTGGAGCGGAACACTTGAGCATCGGAAGAAAGATGGAACAAGCTATTGGGTGCATGCAACAATTGTGCCGTATTCAAATGAAGATCAGGTTATGGAACAGCTTATTGTAATTGAACAGGATATTACGCGAATCGTAGAGTCAGAAAGGATGCTTCGGGATTCTTTGCGTGAGACTGAGGAAACAAAACAAAGCATCGAACGAATGAATCGTATGAATAACACATTATCCGTTACGATGGAAAAGCAAGCTCTTCTGGATACAACGATAAAAGAACTGTCTGCTCTTTATCAGTATGATAAAGGCGTCATTTTTATGGCAGAGACATCGGAATTTGCTGCAATCGGAATCACAAAACAATTTAAAGCGCCAGTAGCTGCACATTTCCAGACAGTGATACAGCGTCTGGAAGAAAATCCGGAACCATTTGTACTTGAAAGGCAGGCAGACAAAGGGGAAGTGGGATATCGTGAAAGCGGAATGAGTGAAGATTTGCATATCCCTGTGCATAACTCGGCTGGAGAATTAGTTGCTGTATTTATATGTACGAGATTCCAGCGTTCTTTCCGGGAGTCAGAAAAGAAAGAACTGAATTGGATTTTGAAACGACTCAGCTTATTCTTGGATAAGATTGAATCGTATGAGCTCACAGAATACAATAGACAACTTAATCAGGATATTATCGATAATGTGAATGAAGGTATCCAATTTGTCAGTAACACTGGGGATTTACTGCAGTACAATGCCAATTGGCAGGTATACCTGCAGCTTGCTGCCGTGCAATCCCGCCGGGACGCTTGCAATGATTATGCTAGCTGGATGGAATTTAGTAAAACATACATTGAAAATCAAGAAGCATACGAGGCATACGTGAACCAAGCCATTTTCAAAGAAGAACAGCCAGAGGGCGGTCTGAGGCTGCGTGTCAGCGGAGTACAGAATAAAGTGCTGCTTCTATATCATGTCAGCATTACACGTCATGACGAGAAAATTGGTACCCTTTTTGTTTACCGTGATATTACAGCGGAATACGAAGTGGATCAAATGAAATCTAATCTGGTTAGTACGGTCAGCCATGAATTAAGAACACCTCTGGCAAGCGTACTTGGTTATACAGAGCTGATGATCACCAAGGATTTAAAGCCGGAGCGCCAAGCGCGATACTTGCAGACGATTCATCAGGAAGCGACAAGGCTGACGAATCTGATCAATGACTTTCTCGATTTGCAGCGCATGGAAGCCGGGAAGCAGGAATATGTGAAAGAAAAACAGCCTTTCACGCCGATTGCGGAGCAGGTGATCGAGAATTTCCAGTCTATGAACACTAATCATAATCTCGTCCTTCAGCAGAATAGTGTATATGATCATGTGAGTGTGGATCATGACAAAATGATTCAGGTATTGACGAATCTCGTCAGTAATGCCATCAAGTTCTCACCGGAAGGCGGAGATGTGGTCGTTTCTATTCAACAGCAGAAGCATCAGCTTTATGTCCATATTTCTGACGAAGGAATCGGCATTCCAGATCAAGAACTAGGGCGACTGTTCCAGAAATTCAATCGGCTCGATAATTCCAGCAGTCGCAAAATCGGCGGTACTGGATTAGGGCTTGCTATTTGTAAAGAAATCGTCGAAGCCCATGACGGGAAAATCATGGTCAGATCCACCGAGGGTGAGGGCAGTGTCTTTTCAATAGTATTGCCTTTGGTTGAGGCAGATGTGCATGTCTTGCCAGAAGTTGAACAAAGCCGCCAAATAATTCTTCTGGAGGATGATCGCAGCTTAGCAATTCTTCTGGAGGATGAGCTGAAGGATGCCGGCTTTGCTGTGAACCGCTTCATCACTGGAGAGGCACTTATCAAACAGCTGCCGCAATTAAAACCAGCAGCATTTGTAATCGATTTGATGCTTGGCGAGGGTGTGGATGGCTGGGATGTTATACATGAAATCAAACAGCATCCAGAACTACGGCATATCCCTATTTTCATTTCTAGTGCTATACAGGAAATGGAAAAAGCGAAGCACTATGAAATCAATCATTATTTGATCAAACCCTACCCGCCGAATAAGCTGTCGACTGTAATTTTGCAATCGATCTTGCAGCCTGGTAACAAAGGGATAATTGCATTTGAAAAGGAACAGGAATAA
- a CDS encoding DUF3813 family protein, protein MENFFEKAKKTVQGLTNKPSQDDSATAQETIQSAYNDATAEEKQQLQDFEQKLDQ, encoded by the coding sequence ATGGAAAACTTCTTCGAAAAAGCCAAGAAAACAGTGCAGGGCTTGACTAATAAACCAAGCCAGGATGACTCTGCAACAGCGCAAGAGACTATCCAATCTGCATATAACGATGCGACTGCAGAAGAAAAGCAGCAATTGCAGGACTTCGAGCAGAAGCTCGACCAGTAA